CGAAGACCTCAAGTAATGCCAGAAAGTCGAGTAGAAAACTAATTCCGGTCAGTGACAGTCATAACCTTTATTTAAATTCGCCATCTACCCCgagaaaaaattttgttcgaAATTCCGCCATTCAAAAATTCCGCCTTTCAAAAGTCGTCCTGAAACTTGGCGGATTCCATACAATGATGAGTTTTCTTGGAGCAGTGGGTTACATCATGGATGGGTCAGGAATCAGAGAGGTTCTTGAACACGTGAATGTGCCCAATACTGTTCCCAACCTTCTCAGCGGAAAAGCGATCGCTAGAGCAGTACGTGGACATTTACTTATTGACGCTGCGCTACACGCCATTCTGCTTTCTGAGGTTTTTGCCGACAACAAAGCTAGTGTTGATAAGCCAAGACTACAATCTGAAGAAATTGTGAAACTCAGAAACCTATAAGAGAAACTGATGAATAAGGAAGTAGTTGCTGAGGTTGCAGAAGGCAATCCTTCCttagaaaaaatacagaaattcatCAGCAGCAAGATAAAAGAACTGCTCCAGTGTCGAACATCAAAGCTTTGGTTCCAGTATTTGGACATGGTTGCGATTCTACGAAACTTTGTAAAAGGAGAACGATCTGGGTCATGGGAGCTCCATTTGAAGTCTACCTCAGACATGTTACCTTACCTGGCGGCTGCAGGACACAACCACTATACGAAATCATGCCATCTTTACCTCCAGCGAATGGACAAGCTCGAAGATACCCATCCTACGATCTACCAGGCTTTCTAGAGTGGCATGCATATAGTAAGACGTTCTGATAGATTCTGGGCTGGACTCTCCAAACATCTTGTCAATGAACAGGAGCTTATGCGCTCTCTTAAAACCTCTGGTGGCCTTACCAACGGCAGTGGCATGACAGAGGCTCAAAAGTCCTTATGGGTTTTGTCGCGACCAGTTTGCTCTACAGTAAACCTTCGCATGGAACGTATCTCAAAAATTCTGTACGTTACAAGCGATCAGCACAAGGAGATGTCAGAGCCGATGCAACTGAGAGACTGCAAAGATACGCAGACGATTATCGAGTTTCTGGAAAGGGGTTCACCATTTGAGGGAGATGTTCAGTTAAGAAGCATAGCAAATTGTCTAGCTGCCTATCCGTCTGCCAACGTTGATTCTGCCAAATATGTTGGCCTAAAAGTCATTGACGCCATGTATGGACAGCTGGTCTCTGACTTTGTGTTTCGACGAAAACAACAGGCAATCCAGATGACGACCAAGCAAAGTCCAAGCAGAGACTGC
This is a stretch of genomic DNA from Artemia franciscana chromosome 18, ASM3288406v1, whole genome shotgun sequence. It encodes these proteins:
- the LOC136038435 gene encoding uncharacterized protein LOC136038435, encoding MHIVRRSDRFWAGLSKHLVNEQELMRSLKTSGGLTNGSGMTEAQKSLWVLSRPVCSTVNLRMERISKILYVTSDQHKEMSEPMQLRDCKDTQTIIEFLERGSPFEGDVQLRSIANCLAAYPSANVDSAKYVGLKVIDAMYGQLVSDFVFRRKQQAIQMTTKQSPSRDCKRLDPTLLFQRFIMIAKRINLTETEYFQHELCSYPASLFDNSCMLWTANKPELVKAIAQACNLEKHSFPLPESTRYILDGGALLHRNHGQKM